A region of Meleagris gallopavo isolate NT-WF06-2002-E0010 breed Aviagen turkey brand Nicholas breeding stock unplaced genomic scaffold, Turkey_5.1 ChrUn_random_7180001955349, whole genome shotgun sequence DNA encodes the following proteins:
- the DUSP11 gene encoding RNA/RNP complex-1-interacting phosphatase codes for MPSRGRSRVPERWTDYVPLGRRLPGTRFIAFKVPLRKSFNQNLHPEERFSPCDLIEKIKEQKEELGLIIDLTYTTRYYGPEELPATLRYSKILTMGHEIPNNQTIFQFKCVVENFLRDNKDNDKLIGVHCTHGLNRTGYLVCRYLIDVEGMEPNAAIELFNRARGHPIERMNYIEDLRRRSGMKREVKNLGSVPLKGRVGTVLNSRKQKAEHHPQRSEHFLLTPSRNSGCAKKKKKRHHGVPEQRQELVHKPGMAEKRWPCSLGPRNCPVSLPYNMQRNEVCFLAPSPLHQQSQETHVARKRRRRRKKRMAELRGTTASTQGCVSTKELRRGSKLSEL; via the exons ATGCCGAGCCGTGGCCGTTCCCGCGTCCCCGAGCG GTGGACCGACTACGTCCCGCTAGGCCGCAGGCTGCCGGGCACCCGCTTCATCGCCTTCAAAGTGCCCCTGAGGAAG AGCTTTAATCAGAACCTTCATCCAGAGGAGAGATTTTCGCCTTGCGACCTCATTGAAAAAAtcaaagagcagaaggaagaactGGGCCTCATCATTGACCTGACGTACACAACGCGCTACTACGGACCGGAG GAGCTGCCAGCTACGCTCAGATATTCGAAGATCCTGACAATGGGACACGAAATACCAAACAATCAGACTATTTTTCAATTCAAGTGTGTTGTGGAAAACTTTTTGAGAGACAACAAAGACAACG ATAAACTTATTGGAGTGCATTGCACACATGGCTTAAACAGAACTGGCTACCTGGTTTGTAG GTACCTGATTGATGTTGAAGGCATGGAGCCCAACGCTGCAATAGAGT TGTTCAACAGAGCTCGAGGGCATCCCATCGAGAGAATGAACTACATTGAAGACCTCCGGAGAAGATCTGGAAT GAAACGTGAAGTGAAGAATTTGGGGTCAGTCCCCCTCAAAGGAAGAGTGGGCACTGTGTTGAACAGTAGAAAGCAGAAGGCAGAACATCACCCACAGCGTTCAGAACACTTCCTGTTAACACCGTCCAG GAATTCTGGCTGTgccaagaagaagaaaaagcgACATCACGGAGTGCCCGAACAACGCCAGGAGCTTGTGCACAAACCTGGGATGGCTGAGAAAAGGTGGCCTTGCAGTTTGGGTCCGAGGAACTGTCCAGTTTCTTTGCCTTACAACATGCAACGCAATGAAGTGTGCTTCCTAGCTCCAAGTCCCCTCCACCAACAATCACAGGAGACACACGTGGCCAGGAAGCGCCGGCGGCGGCGTAAGAAACGGATGGCGGAGTTGAGAGGCACAACAGCATCCACTCAGGGCTGTGTTTCCACAAAGGAGTTGCGCAGAGGCTCCAAACTGAGTGAACTGTGA
- the ARID5A gene encoding AT-rich interactive domain-containing protein 5A, whose amino-acid sequence MKERHTPIERIPHLGFKQINLWKIYKAVEKLGAYELVTGRRLWKNVYDELGGSPGSTSAATCTRRHYERLVLPYVRHLKGEDDKPLPPSKPRKQYKVSKGTEMGEKSRRSKKEKGREQVAPEKAKTEVAATPRASKEDPTEAQEQGQPAEGRTSPTAPAPSPSAGCPSTCRAHAEAYKRLFSSFYSKGNHPIMSPLAKKKLLAQVSKAESLHCLKRHCLEGREVASSAHPNPEPSQPAVSPHLKEQRSPETQGLKDTPRGGRSEAGPIPTASPGRTDRQPYPRAEDGGPAPAVFTGFFHAYRNEVLKPISCHPFGGYFSNLKDFLEPQPEDTEAGREQPQDLRSKAWSRESPQPAAFAAVKACWVPPGAGFAPLTQSPTAPTAKRSRDEEALGPSRKLQVVSPFLHETEGRDKGAGSPRSHQGLAKPKAIIPGPGYAAPLTSVPQAPDVYKGAMLRFPVNFSNNPLEHLKNQAAPPVPSLSINPFIIPAFPSPVIATSVQPSDPRHYPTSYEGSLQHRLYPTATWHSQHTYSTPHTSAFHRNTKL is encoded by the exons ATGAAGGAGAGGCACACACCCATCGAGAGGATCCCACACCTCGGCTTCAAGCAGA TTAACCTGTGGAAGATTTACAAAGCAGTGGAGAAGCTGGGAGCTTACGAGCTG GTAACAGGGAGACGGCTGTGGAAGAATGTGTATGATGAGCTGGGCGGCAGCCCCGGCAGCACCAGCGCAGCCACCTGCACCCGGAGGCACTATGAGAG GCTGGTCCTCCCGTATGTGCGGCACCTGAAGGGTGAGGACGACAAGCCGCTGCCTCCCAGCAAACCCCGCAAGCAGTACAAGGTTTCCAAGGGCACTGAGATGGGTgagaagagcaggaggagcaaGAAGGAAAAGGGTCGGGAGCAG GTGGCACCGGAGAAGGCAAAAACTGAAGTGGCAGCCACCCCTAGAGCCAGCAAGGAGGACCCAACAGAGGCCCAGGAGCAAGGCCAGCCAGCAGAGGGACGCACCAGCCCCACGGCCCCGGCCCCAAGCCCTTCTGCAGGGTGTCCCAGCACCTGCCGAGCCCACGCTGAAGCCTACAAACGCCTTTTCTCCAGCTTTTACTCCAAAGGCAACCACCCCATCATGTCTCCGCTGGCCAAGAAGAAGTTGCTTGCCCAGGTGAGCAAGGCAGAGTCCTTGCACTGCCTCAAACGCCACTGCCTGGAGGGCAGGGAGGTGGCGAGCAGCGCTCACCCCAACCCAGAGCCCAGCCAGCCAGCTGTCAGCCCTCACCTCAAGGAGCAGAGGAGCCCGGAGACACAAGGATTGAAGGACACACCGCGGGGAGGCCGGAGCGAGGCAGGACCCATCCCCACTGCATCCCCTGGAAGGACGGACAGACAGCCTTACCCAAGAGCTGAGGACGGGGGCCCTGCACCCGCTGTCTTCACTGGCTTCTTCCACGCGTATCGCAACGAGGTGCTGAAGCCCATCAGCTGTCACCCCTTTGGGGGATATTTCTCCAACTTGAAGGATTTCTTGGAACCACAACCTGAGGACACGGAGGCTGGCCGGGAGCAGCCCCAAGACCTGCGGAGCAAAGCGTGGAGCAGGGAGAGCCCGCAGCCGGCCGCCTTCGCTGCCGTCAAAGCCTGCTGGGTGCCCCCTGGGGCCGGCTTCGCCCCACTgacacagagccccacagcacccacagccaAACGGAGCCGGGACGAGGAGGCTTTGGGCcccagcaggaagctgcaggttgtttctccctttctccaCGAAACTGAAGGCAGGGACAAGGGCGCTGGCTCGCCCAGGAGCCATCAAGGATTGGCCAAACCCAAAGCCATCATTCCTGGACCCGGCTACGCCGCTCCGCTCACCTCAGTGCCTCAAGCCCCAGATGTTTACAAGGGAGCGATGCTGCGCTTCCCGGTGAACTTCAGCAACAACCCTCTGGAGCACCTGAAAAACCAGGCAGCCCCACCAGTGCCGTCTCTCTCCATCAACCCCTTCATCATCCCTGCTTTCCCCAGCCCTGTGATAGCCACCTCTGTGCAGCCCTCCGACCCCAGGCACTACCCGACGTCCTACGAGGGCTCACTGCAGCACCGGCTCTACCCCACAGCGACTTGGCACAGCCAGCACACCTACAGCACCCCACACACCTCTGCTTTCCACCGTAACACCAAGCTGTAG